In one Candidatus Krumholzibacteriia bacterium genomic region, the following are encoded:
- a CDS encoding SGNH/GDSL hydrolase family protein, which translates to MSPSPRSRTFLLALVSLVFAFAAVEVTLRLAAPFPNPYGDPEALRVNRYIRFEYPPHYAAVTEAEPGLPGLSGRNHFTTNNMGFRGDDLVRPRPAGEFRVFLVGGSTFECFYIGDQQEIGRVIQDALPALPDGRTARVYNVGLSGAASDDHIAMISQRLIHLQPDLIVVFAGINDLTRSIFGFDYLHYVDPHAGERPWYKQFAMNFQIARRLHRLKTRMTPDARTVQESRPLVSNYARRIELQRSGTPATSHPRTDTESYARNLRSIAGIARANGCALVFMTQPTTWNSTVDPEARARSWMRYRDGVTYGEAEMDAAMAQLNDVMRMVATESAVPVCDLAATLPKSLEFFYDDCHFNPAGASRAGELLVRAIAGCCLDTPVAR; encoded by the coding sequence ATGAGTCCATCCCCGCGCTCGCGTACCTTTCTTCTCGCCCTGGTATCGCTGGTGTTCGCGTTCGCCGCGGTCGAGGTAACGCTGCGCCTGGCGGCGCCGTTTCCCAACCCGTACGGTGACCCCGAGGCGCTGCGGGTCAACCGGTACATCCGCTTCGAGTACCCGCCACACTACGCGGCGGTGACCGAAGCCGAGCCGGGCCTGCCCGGCCTCTCGGGTCGCAACCACTTCACCACCAACAACATGGGTTTTCGGGGCGATGACCTCGTGCGTCCCAGGCCGGCCGGCGAATTCCGGGTGTTCCTGGTGGGGGGCAGCACCTTCGAGTGCTTCTACATCGGCGACCAGCAGGAGATCGGCCGCGTGATCCAGGACGCGCTGCCCGCACTTCCCGACGGACGCACCGCCCGGGTTTACAACGTGGGTTTGTCGGGTGCGGCCAGTGATGACCACATCGCCATGATCAGCCAGCGGCTCATCCACCTGCAGCCCGACCTCATCGTGGTGTTCGCCGGGATCAACGATCTGACCCGCTCCATCTTTGGCTTCGACTACCTGCACTACGTGGATCCGCACGCCGGCGAACGGCCGTGGTACAAGCAGTTCGCCATGAACTTTCAGATCGCCCGCCGCCTTCACCGCCTCAAGACCCGCATGACACCGGACGCACGCACGGTGCAGGAGTCACGCCCGCTTGTTTCCAACTACGCGCGGCGCATCGAACTGCAGCGAAGCGGGACGCCCGCGACGTCGCACCCGCGCACCGACACCGAAAGCTACGCGCGCAACCTGCGCTCCATCGCGGGCATCGCGCGCGCCAACGGGTGCGCGCTGGTGTTCATGACCCAGCCCACCACCTGGAACAGCACCGTGGACCCGGAGGCCCGGGCGCGGTCGTGGATGCGCTACCGCGACGGCGTCACCTACGGCGAGGCGGAGATGGATGCGGCGATGGCGCAGCTGAACGACGTCATGCGCATGGTGGCCACCGAGAGCGCCGTACCGGTGTGCGATCTTGCCGCCACGTTGCCAAAGTCCCTCGAGTTCTTCTACGACGATTGTCATTTCAACCCGGCCGGGGCGTCGCGCGCGGGCGAGTTGCTGGTCCGGGCGATCGCCGGATGTTGCCTCGACACGCCCGTCGCACGCTGA
- a CDS encoding polymer-forming cytoskeletal protein: MFGKDDGITTGQATLNSMLGQGCKIKGDIEIQGTMRIDGTFEGNISCPETLIIGKTGVVKGEIKVKNAVIGGKLIGNIAAANKIELQSGSHVEGDIQTGRLVIDEGVFFEGNCKMGSAAGSTSTTVSHQDSTSANKDWAARKEERKPEPANIR, encoded by the coding sequence ATGTTTGGTAAGGACGACGGAATCACCACCGGCCAGGCCACGTTGAATTCGATGCTCGGCCAGGGCTGCAAGATCAAGGGTGACATTGAGATCCAGGGAACGATGCGTATCGACGGGACCTTCGAAGGCAACATTTCGTGCCCGGAGACCCTCATCATCGGCAAGACGGGTGTGGTCAAGGGCGAGATCAAGGTGAAGAACGCGGTCATCGGCGGCAAGCTCATCGGCAACATCGCTGCGGCGAACAAGATCGAGTTGCAGAGCGGTTCGCACGTCGAGGGCGACATCCAGACCGGTCGTCTGGTGATCGACGAGGGCGTGTTCTTCGAGGGCAACTGCAAGATGGGTTCGGCCGCCGGCAGCACGAGCACGACGGTGTCCCACCAGGACAGCACCAGCGCCAATAAGGACTGGGCGGCGCGCAAGGAAGAGCGCAAGCCCGAGCCCGCGAACATCCGCTAG
- a CDS encoding M23 family metallopeptidase produces the protein MSKQFSVIIVPHDNRTTWSFRVSYRLVVVFLALLGLAGVSMAAFVITYGRLAGLAQRSVNVSRENDRLKFQLAQVDSLRSELENLQVFRLQVKGMLGIPLSPEDSLLVASLSPTAKSPSIKKVEEDGGVGPEEQRLMLEAMPSMWPLKGYVTREFFVTGGEKSQQYHPGMDIAAPRNTPVYAAADGIVEISRFDETYGWEVEIDHGYGIRSVYGHNTRNLVSVGDRVARGKTIAFVGSTGKSTAPHLHFEVRENGVPVDPRKYLLN, from the coding sequence ATGTCGAAACAGTTCTCGGTCATCATCGTTCCCCACGACAACCGGACGACGTGGAGCTTCCGCGTTTCCTACCGGCTGGTCGTCGTCTTTCTGGCGCTCCTCGGTCTGGCCGGGGTGTCGATGGCCGCCTTCGTCATCACATACGGACGTCTGGCCGGGCTGGCCCAGCGCTCGGTAAACGTGAGCCGGGAAAACGACCGCCTCAAGTTCCAGCTCGCCCAGGTCGACTCGCTGCGGTCCGAGCTGGAGAACCTCCAGGTCTTCCGGCTCCAGGTCAAAGGGATGCTGGGGATCCCCCTCTCGCCGGAGGACAGCCTGCTCGTGGCCAGCCTTTCACCGACTGCCAAGAGTCCATCCATCAAGAAGGTGGAAGAAGATGGGGGGGTGGGGCCCGAGGAGCAGCGCCTCATGCTGGAGGCAATGCCGTCGATGTGGCCGCTAAAAGGCTATGTGACAAGGGAATTCTTCGTAACGGGCGGGGAGAAGAGTCAACAATATCACCCGGGTATGGATATTGCTGCCCCGAGAAACACACCGGTATATGCGGCGGCCGATGGTATCGTTGAGATCAGTCGATTCGACGAGACCTACGGGTGGGAGGTGGAGATCGATCATGGCTACGGGATCCGCTCGGTCTATGGACACAATACCCGAAATCTGGTAAGTGTCGGGGACAGGGTGGCGCGCGGCAAGACGATCGCCTTCGTGGGGAGTACCGGTAAAAGCACGGCCCCGCATCTTCATTTTGAAGTGCGCGAGAATGGTGTGCCGGTCGATCCGCGGAAGTACCTGCTGAACTAG